Proteins co-encoded in one Salvia splendens isolate huo1 chromosome 4, SspV2, whole genome shotgun sequence genomic window:
- the LOC121798403 gene encoding extended synaptotagmin-1-like, whose product MVLHSATNTSPIRCDFPQRKTLYLPQSPLLGLCPCASDSHLCRFRRRRRGVVVKNVGWALFQAQACINGGNPPHQFSGGAAAAGRGAKNIVLKRFSDEELNRPSTSDSSINAGNYYSTSFGEDPIVNKLRSQLGVIHPIPSPAINRSVFGLFALFFFVGVVFDKVWTWRKTDERSGGSKPGSRQKVPTGLSLFLEKDLQRKESVEWVNMVLGKLWKVYRGGLENWLIGLLQPVIDNLKKPDYVQRVEIKQFSLGDEPLSVRSVERRTSRRANDLQYQIGLRYTGGARMLLLLSLNFGILPIVVPVGVRDFDIDGELWVKLRLIPTEPWVGAVSWAFVSLPKIKFELSPFRLFNLMAIPVLSMFLTKLLTEDLPKLFVRPNKIVLDFQKGKAVGPVPKDSKSGETQEGNSNFAGELSVTLLDARKLNYVFYGKTDPYVILRLGDQVVRSKRNSQTTVIGPPGEPIWNQDFDMLVSDPKKNKLSIEVKDSLGFTDLTVGTAEIDLGSLKDTVPADRIVVLRGGWTPFGNGSVGEILLRLTYKAYVEDEEDERSDKVLANTEASKDDLSDSDESDIAIPEKRAEEYIIAADNDSFMNVLAALLVSEEFRGIVASDTTNNKPPGDGANNGVSEPNNGTSVSGQQTPANDSGGSQGSTLFWLAIVTSITVLIALNMGTSGLFNP is encoded by the exons ATGGTTTTACATTCGGCCACAAACACGTCACCTATTCGCTGTGACTTCCCACAGAGAAAAACCCTATATCTCCCCCAATCGCCTCTCCTAGGTTTATGCCCTTGCGCTTCAGATTCTCACCTTTGCCGATTCCGCCGCCGGAGGAGAGGGGTAGTCGTTAAAAATGTAGGATGGGCTCTATTTCAAGCTCAAGCCTGCATCAATGGCGGAAACCCCCCGCACCAATTCAGCGGCGGCGCCGCAGCCGCGGGAAGGGGCGCCAAAAACATAGTGCTGAAGCGGTTTTCAGATGAGGAGTTAAACCGCCCCTCTACATCTGATTCGAGCATTAACGCTGGTAACTATTACAGCACAAGTTTTGGGGAGGACCCTATTGTAAATAAGCTGAGGAGTCAGCTCGGGGTCATCCATCCAATTCCATCTCCAGCCATAAATCGCAGTGTTTTCGGCCTTTTCGCTTTGTTCTTTTTCGTGGGTGTTGTATTCGATAAGGTCTGGACATGGAGGAAGACAGATGAGAGAAGTGGCGGCAGTAAGCCCGGGAGCCGGCAGAAGGTGCCAACGGGGCTGTCGTTGTTCCTCGAGAAGGACTTGCAGAGGAAGGAGTCGGTGGAATGGGTGAATATGGTGTTGGGGAAGCTGTGGAAGGTTTATAGGGGTGGCCTTGAGAATTGGCTGATTGGATTGCTGCAGCCTGTCATTGACAATCTGAAGAAGCCGGATTATGTGCAGAGGGTGGAGATCAAGCAGTTCTCTTTGGGGGATGAGCCATTGTCTGTTAGGAGCGTCGAGCGCAGAACTTCACGCCGTGCTAATGACTTGCA ATACCAGATAGGCCTCCGGTACACTGGTGGTGCACGTATGCTTCTACTTTTGTCACTTAACTTTGGCATCCTTCCCATTGTTGTGCCTGTTGGTGTGCGAGACTTTGACATTGATGGGGAACTATGGGTTAAACTGCGACTCATACCAACAGAGCCATGGGTGGGAGCTGTATCATGGGCTTTTGTGTCTCTTCCGAAGATAAAGTTTGAGTTATCACCATTTCGCTTGTTTAATTTAATGG CAATACCAGTACTTTCAAT GTTTTTGACAAAACTTCTCACTGAGGACTTACCAAAGCTATTTGTTCGTCCCAATAAGATAGTTCTAGATTTTCAGAAGGGAAAGGCTGTTGGACCTGTTCCGAAGGACTCCAAATCTGGAGAAACTCAAGAGGGTAACAGTAACTTCGCAGGAGAATTGTCCGTGACACTTCTGGATGCTCGAAAACTTAATTATGTATTCTATG GCAAAACAGATCCATATGTTATTTTAAGATTGGGAGATCAAGTTGTACGTAGTAAAAGAAATAGCCAAACTACAGTCATTGGGCCTCCTGGTGAGCCAATCTGGAATCAA GATTTTGATATGTTAGTTTCCGACCCTAAGAAGAATAAATTATCAATTGAAGTAAAGGATTCTCTTGGATTCACAGACCTGACTGTAGGTACAGCAGAG ATTGATCTTGGATCTCTGAAAGATACAGTTCCTGCAGACAGGATAGTTGTACTTAGAGGAGGTTGGACTCCATTTGGAAATGGATCAGTTGGAGAAATTCTGCTGCGTTTGACATACAAAGCATATGTTgaggatgaagaagatgaaaggTCTGACAAAGTACTTGCAAATACAGAGGCATCCAAGGATGACTTGTCTGATTCTGATGAATCGGACATTGCAATTCCTGAGAAACGTGCAGAGGAATACATAATTGCAGCAGATAACGACTCTTTCATGAATGTTCTAGCAGCTCTATTAGTAAGTGAGGAGTTTCGAGGTATAGTAGCATCAGATACCACAAATAACAAACCTCCAGGTGATGGAGCCAACAACGGTGTCTCTGAACCAAACAACGGCACTTCTGTCTCTGGACAGCAAACTCCGGCTAATGACTCTGGTGGTTCTCAAG GATCAACTTTATTTTGGCTTGCCATTGTTACAAGTATCACAGTCCTTATAGCGTTGAACATGGGCACCTCGGGTTTGTTCAATCCTTGA